A segment of the Panicum hallii strain FIL2 chromosome 1, PHallii_v3.1, whole genome shotgun sequence genome:
AGTCTGTAGTTTTGTGAAACTGAACGCAAAAGTTGTAGCTCCTTGACAGTTAAGCGCAAATAGTTACAGTTCATTGAAATTAACTTATAACAATGAAAGGAAGAGAACCATGGCAAATAAGGAAAAAAAAATCCCCATCTTTCATCTCATAAGAACATCATCATGCACAAGAACCACTGTACAGCTGCTGCTCCATTGCCACAAATGAGGTATCACTAGCCCAGCCAATATCGAGCCAAATTTAAGATTTTAGTAGTCAACTGGTCATAAAAAATTTCATGTTACAGTAACCTGGTTGTTGAAATATGGAGCATACAGAAGAATTAATGTTGGAGCTGGAACGTATTTgtgaatcctggataccaagctCACAGAGTTGGTTCGTGAAATTTCTGCTGCATATTTATCACCTAGATGAAACTTTAACCAAGTCAGACAACTCATCATCATCCTGATGATTATGTGTGGTTAGCTCCTCTCCCGTTAGTAAGCTCTGCAAGGACATGATGTACCAGACTACCGCTGCCTAGCCTCAGCCACCGCATTACCCCAATAACGGTGATCACCCAACCCCAAAGGTTTGCAAATGCCATGTGTTCTGGAGCATGGCAGAAAGAAATCGGCCTAGATCAGGCAGGATTAGAAACTGAAAAAGGGGGGTGAGCTCGATTTCACCgcatgaaaaaaaaaacattctAGATTTGCATACAATCAGAGCTGAGATGTCAATCGATTGTCCCAACTCTCCAATACGAATCATCCTAGATTCCATTCTATGCAGCGTGTATTGACGTCCGAGTCAAAATCGCATGAAACGCCTACTTAGATCAAACTCTGCAGCAGGGACCAATCGCGCGGTCAGACCAACACCCGGGACCCAGCGAAATCAAACGAACCAAACGCGCGCGCACCACCATCGGATCGCATCGAGACGATCGCAACCGGCGAAGCGGCACATTATCGCCCCCTCCCTAGCGGATCAGCGAGCTGACCGCATCGGCGCTTGAGCGCGACCGAATCAGAGGATCCGCGGGCCGAAAATGTTCAgatggaaaaaagaaaaaaaaaacaaccaACCTGAGGGGATCGGCGAGGCGGCGGAAGGGTGGGGGTACCGCCGGCGGCTCCCGGGGGGTGAGATcgccggcggcgctggagcgatcGCCCCCCGGCTTCGTCGCGCTGGCTCGGGTTGGGGGGCTGGTGGACGCGCAGAACGAGCACGGCGACGTGGGGACGATTATATGGGGCGGATATTCTATTCTCCTCCTATTTCTGTAGCCAACCTTTGTcagatggtggtggtggcggattCGCTCGCGGTCATGGCGACGGGGCGCGCCTGCGGccagagggaggggagggagggagcggTGGAGCCGGTCGAACTCGCTCGTTGGCCTGGCCGCGTTTGTTTGGGTTTGGGCCGGCCGGCTCTGATGTCTCTGCGGTGCCTGTCCGAGAAATCGCCTGATGCTACGGGGACATGGAATAGGAATGCTCGTTCTTGCAAAAAGATTCATCAACCTGTAACACAGTAGAAATAGGTTAATTAGATACGTACTGCTGTAGTTGTCACGCATCAAAGATAGTAAGTATATCATTACTACTCGTGATATCAGTAACTCGCAAATGCTTGTGATACAATTTTACATATAGCGTAGTAAAGCCAAAAACACTATCGTGAGGTATGAAAGGGGCCATGAAACCTTTAAGCATGAGGTTTGGTTTACCACTTTGCGAAATATACACCATCCAATGCTGTGAGTGGAACGTCAATATCAATTGCTTGTAACCCTCATGTTTGGTATGAGAGTGGATTCCGAAAGAGGAGCTCCGCTGTTGGTACTACTGGGAGCATTGGAAGGTTTGGCGATCCCTTCCATACCTCACGATATTCCTTAAGCTTTACTACGTTATGTGTGAGCTTGTTTCACAGGCACCTGTGACTGGTATCGAAAGCTCCATGTTAGCTTCCATCTCAGCCGCCTCCGTTAGTTAGCAGAGCTGGCTGCTTTCCATGTGTCGCGTAAAAACCAGGCACTGGAATTGGAATTCTTGGCACTGGCAGTCTTGTTGCATCCATGCCATGCTATGGTCACACACTGACACACCGAGTGCACTTGATGGTGCTAGTCCTTGGAAGTTTATTGACAAAGGCACATAAAGATGTTTGAAGCATTCAGAATTTCAGATAGGGGCAGCAACAAGTTACCACTGCGCATTGGTACTCACTAGGCGCTCCTGCATATGTCGCACGGCCGCGCTGCATTTCTCGATGTGGCTTCGACGGTTCAACCACTGCATTCCTCAGATATTTCAAATTAATAATCGATGCAGATTTGTTCTACATGGAATTTCCTGCAACGACAGACGCAAGTCTGTGGATTATTTTCATAACTGTGTTTTCCAAATCATACGAAATGCTTGTGTAACAACTGTGCTGAGCTTCTGATCTGTCTGCTGACAAGTAGCTTCCTATATCAGCCGTCATATGTGCTTACAAGTGACAGCTGTTACCACCAATTACCAAAGACCTTATCTAATGACACTATACTCTGGAAACGCTCACCGCGAATATTCTTTACTTTCTTATTTTGTGGTCCTGTTCTTTTAACAAATGTTCTGTCAAAAGAATATTAAGCCCATCATGCACTGTTGCATGACTAAGAAAAGAACGCAGAAAATCCAGCTGCCGTTTAATTTGTTTGGCTCCTGATTGGGCAGCTAACAGAAAATGTTTTCCGAATCTCTCGAGTCCCTAGAATCCACAATTCCAACAGCAAAATTTGCAGCAACAGAGAGGCCGATGTACTGTGGTGCTGCTCTGAAATTGCTGACGGCGAGCACTAGAATGTGGCGGTTGAGGGACTCAGGAAGTCACCAGCACCACATCGCTAGTCTGTCTGGTTAGGTCACTAATGCCACTGGAGGTGCAATCATTGGTGGTAAAAGTAACTAAATTAAGCTCTCACGGTAACTCGGAAATTTATTCAGTATGACACCTGAAACTGAAAAGCTACTCTGTACAGTAATTTTTCTTCGAACGCACTCTACACTATCATCATATATGTTCCATGACTCCAGCGTCCGCCGCATCGGCGATTCGCTCAGATTTCTTGAGAAATCGGTAGGCCCACTGGCCCAGTAGGCCAGTACAGGCAGGCAAGTGACAGCTTACGTGGGGCTGGGTCCCGATGTCTGAAGCCTAGAATAATAACTACCAACCAGAATTGGTAGGCATTGGATCCCTGCTCCGCGCTGCGCTCCGGGTGCGGTGCCGCAACTTGCAACAACTACCTCCAATTCGTTCCGCGTTGGCGCCTTCCTGGACGCTTGCGCCGACGATTGtgtccgtttcttttctgctgcGAGAATTTGTGACGAGGGGTCGGGATCTCCATCGCACAGGGAGGTAGCTAGCCGTTCGTTTGCTCCGAATCTACTGAATCACGAGTGCCAAGGCAGGCATTGCATTTGAATCCCGCGGATCAACTCCTAACTAGTAAGAGGCATCATATATTCATATTCAAACCAAGTATCTCGCAAACACCGTAAAATTCTATTCAAACCTGCCTGCGATTTCACCACGACGCTTGATCACTAGTATAGTAGCTAGGCTGACGAACGAAAATGAGACGAATTCGTCGCGAAATCTTCAGGTCCTGTACGTGGAGCGGCCGGCGGACCAGGTGGGGGAGAAGAAGAAATCACTGGCGTTGCCATCAGGAGACGTTGGCAGGTGGATCGCCCGCCCCGCTTTTCTCGCGGCGCAATCAAACACGCCCCGGCCGGGGGGGCTTTCGCTTTTTTTTCTCCCCTCGCCTCGCGCGCGCCTTTCCCTTTCGCGGCGACAGCCTGGCTGACGGCGACGCGCCGCTGGGTCATCGCCATTCACCCCGCCTGCCGTGACGAGTGCCCTCTGATTTGAAGTTTTGAACCCGTCGTCTTCGTCCGCCTGGCCTCCGGGTAATGGTTATCTGCTCATCCTCCTTCCCGGGCCGGTTCCGACCGGACGATGATGGTGGTGCTCGGTGGCAGTGTGCATCTCCAGCTTATTTCTTGGCAGATGGCGGACACAGGTGGCATGCGATATggagggtgtgtttggttggttACCTTGTATGGTTTTTTCCCCCGGAAGAGCCAGTCTTAGAGTAACTCTAAGAGTTTTTTTTAACAAAGATTTTGATGAAAAATATCCTCCAACGGTTTGTTTAGGTGGTTATCCAATATAGCTATCCTCTATTTCGCATTTATCGCTAGCTAAAGATAGATAACGAAAATGACTTTCTAGAGCATACACAAGATATAGAAAGCTGTTGGGAAGGAAAAAATTAAAAACGATTTTTATGCAGAAGGGTCTCCAAATAATAATTTAGAGAGCGAAGTTTAGAAAGGATCTTAAAGATGCTCTTAATTTCTTTCCAGCACTATTTCTATGTTATCTCGCAATTGCTTGACATGCTGGAAATCATGGGAGTCGTCATCGCTCTTGTAGAATTGTATTCTACAAGGCAAGTATTCCGTAGCGTGTGGCAGCATTGACATTCAGGATGGAACAAGAAATACGTGTTTATGACTTCTAAAAAAACAAAATCTATATATAGCACTCCGTATGTATTTTCTACGGTACGGAATGTCCTACAATTACCTCTAATTTCTCTCTGATAGTTACAGCTCATAGTGCATATTGGTGTGTACCTCGAGCTATTTGTTAAAAAAAATAATCGATCTAATACGATATGCTTGCGTGTACGTGAATGTCTATGTCAATAATATCTTACTCTTAGAAAGAAACAATTCAATAGATCGATGGTTCATACATGAGACTTTACCAAACTCGTTCCCATGGTATTTCTCGATCGGTAAATGCAGCCGTAACTTGAACACGAGAGCAAgcaaaagaaagagaggagggaCAAGCAGCTTGGGCGTAGCATGTCCTTCACAAGTCATCTTTGTACTGGCTTGTCCTCCCCTATCACCACACCATGTCTCCGATCCTACACGTTTCATTTCATTGGCGAGCTAGAGAGAAACACGTAAGGGGCGATAGCAACTGGTCGAGGGAGCTACGCTGTGGTGATGCCAAGCTTTCCTAGCTACCTCCTCAACCGGCGGTACACAATTATTCCGATCGGAGAATATTTGTTAGCGTCGTCGTAATTAAACGGATATAGAGATTACTGCGGCGTGCTCGATCCGAGGCCGTCGGATGCCGATCGGACGGCGCAGACGCGGCGCCACCTCGTCCGATCCGTACCTGATGAGCTGCCAGATTTCCTTCCCACCCTCCTCCCCGAGTCTCCCGGCAAATTTACCAACCACCACCGGGAGACCGGGCGCCGCCCGCAACCTCCGTCCACGCTCGCCTCCCACGCGCCGGCCACTATTCACTCGCCTCACTAGTtaccgcggcgcggcgcgcctAGCACTACTCCCCCGGGGACGGACACGCGCGCACCCATAAAAGCCCTCCTCCCCTCGGCCTCCCACTCCCCCCTCTCCGCCCCCTCCctcccagccgccgccgccgccgccgccacctgccaGGCCAGCTCGAGCGGGCGCGCGCCCCGACGCCTCGACagtcccgcgccgcgccgccgagaTCTCGCCGAGGGAGGGAgggcagcggcggcagcagctgcagcaggagaGATGTCGTCGGGGCGGTACATGGCCTACTCGCCCTCGCCGTCCACCACCCCGCACTCCCCGCGCATCGGCGGACTCCGGtctccctccgccgccgtcgccgagcAGGAGAAGTAAGCTAGGCAGCGCACTTCGCCCCCACCCGTTTCTCCTGCTTCCCTGCTTCGTGTCGGCCCCGATCGATCCCGGGAGGACATGATTGGGGGGGAGGGGGTGATTTTCGTGTGTCCTGGGGAGCATCGGAGGTTTTTACGGTTTGAATCTGGTGTAGTACGATGACGAGGTTTATGGCCTTTCGTCATCGGATCTGATTCGCCACGTTGAGATCTCCGGTTATGGGTCAAAGTTGCTTCTCGCCGTACTTTTACTCGAATTTTTGAACTATAAGCCAGTCGGCAGTCGCTAAGCTCAGTGTTTACTTGCTTGAGTTTGTGATCCAGTTATGGCCCTCTTCCATGTGTATGTCGGCGGGATTTGGGGGATTTTTCTGGATTTTCATGCTATTCTGTTTTTACTAAATTTTATGTTTGTAAGACTTGCATGCTGTACTACCCGGGATGGATGATGACTGATGAGTATGTTGCGATTCTTCTCTAGGTACCTTGCTGAACTGCTCGCGGAGAGGCACAAGCTTGGCCCCTTCATCCCAGTGATCCCGCATAGTGTACGGCTGCTAAATCAAGGTCAGATCTCATGCCATCATGCCCTTTCAACTGCGGTGCACTCTAAGCTGGATGCATTGCCGCTGCTGCCACGCATTCAGAATATTCTGTCATGATGTAGGAATCTTTGACTATTGCTGCTTGTGTTGATTCTCCACCTCTTTATTTGCTTCTTTTAGCTAGATTTACCACAAAATCAGTTATTGTTGCTTGGAAATTGTTGCTAATCCCTAGTCCTTACAGTGGCAGTATTTAGTGGTCATTGTGTGAATCCAACGCCCCATCCCCTCCTACACCTTTGCTACCTTGCAACTTTTTTCTTTATCAGTTCAGAATTGGCCTGAATGTTCTAAATGATTGCCTTATTATTGAGTTATTGTAAATTGGCCCCAAGGCAATGGCTTTGGTAGCATTGGTCTATGCATTCTGAATTACGCTTACCTTTGATCTTATTAAAAAAGAATTCATATGGTGTGTTTCAAAGAATTGTTTTTATAAAGATGCCTTCTGAAGATGCTGCTTAATTTGTCTgaatttgttttgttttctATCAAGGCCTGTGCTATTTAGTGGCAATTTAGGGACCTTCATTTCTCTGTTGTTGCCATTTGTTGCCATAAGTTCCTATGGCAAGTTCACCCAGGAGCTGTTGGATGGGTACCAGTTCTCTGGAGGTTATTATAGCCTACAGCAATGAAACCACACCATAGTGCCTTTGCGAGTGTCTATTACATTTCTTGAGATGATCttgattttctttttcttttttgcagTAGATTATTTTATTTCTGTGCGGTAGTGAAAATTTGAAGGGTGGCCCTGGTGCTGTGGTAGAGTCTCTTCACTTGTGTCCTCAAGGTCCTGGATTCAAATCAGTGGTGGATTTCAAACTAGGGCCACTAAGACCATGTCCCTAGTCTTGACACCGTTGTTGACTTTTTGGATCAAAGGCCTCTGCCTGGCTTTATTAGAAAGCTTAACGAAACCGACGATCCAAACTGATTAACTGGGGATACCAGCTTTACAAAGAAAATAAGCAGTCCCAGTCATGACTTCAATCTCTTTTTGATGTGAATATGTGATCGAGCCCAGTCATGAAGCAAACCCATTGAGTGTCCCTAGTCACAAGGCCAGCCAGCTCCGCCTCTGCTTTGAATCTTCCTTACAAAGTAACCAAGGGTTAAGCTACCTAGAAATTTCCTTTCCCAGTTTCCACATTGTATGGGAGCTTTCAGCATTGGGTATGCAGTAGTGAATGTTTGTGATCATGCTAGAATATGATCAATGGGAGATAACAATAATTTGGTAGAATCGCGATTTGATTTGTAACATATGAATGTACGTGACTCGCATTTCGGGCTAGGCGGCACGAAGTTATGAGATCTAGATGGTGCAATAATAAGCAACTGTTATTGTGCCTACTGCGACAAATAACATACATGCTTCTGATTAGCATATTTAAGACCTGCATCGATCTGACGGTTTGTGTGATTTGAGTGATAAGTAGGTAGATAGATAACTGTACAGTAGAAACAATATATGAGCAGGATGTTGTGCAGAGAGTGAGCCTGAGAAACTGATTCCTCTAACGAATGAGGCGGATTATTTATCCTATACAAACTCTTATTTTGCTGTGTTTTCATTTAGGTGCTTTTCATATCTGCTTGTTTTGTTTTCGATGAGTTTTTATCGTACTAAGTTTTTCTTCTGCCTTTTCTTTTGGTGCTGACAGATTTCCATATTAGTTGCTTACTATAATTTGCATATTTGTCAACATCAATGTTTTAGATAAGACAAGTTGACTCTGTTATGAGTTCACAAGTTGTCTTTGTAAAGAGAGAAAGAAGCTCTTTTCAGTTTAGTGATTTAACACTAACAACGCCAGGTTATATGCATTTACTAATCACTAATCTAACTGCATTTACTAATCACTAATCTAACTTCATTTACTGATCACTAATTCTAACTGCTAACTTTTTCTACATCTTGTGCTTGCAATTGCAATGTTGGAGCAGAAATTTTACGTGTTTCCACACTATTGGAGAATGCGTCCCTTTTAAATCAAAGTGGCCTTGAACATGGTAGTCCACTAACAACGGGAGGATTATATTCAAATGGAGCAGCTACTGACATGAACGGGTGGACATCAGCGTTTCAATCAGAAGTATGGATACTGACCATTTAACATGACTTACTCTTCATGCCTAATTTACCATTTTGAAAGCTTGGATCAGGTTTTCTCTAACTGATTTTGACTTAACCTTGAATGCTTACATTCTTCGTACTGCTTGACCCTTTTGCTAACTTCTAACTATACTAATCCCTTTCAGGCAGTGGGTTCCAAGATGCCATTAAATTCTTTTTCTGTATTCTATAAGATGGAGTTTGGATAACATGCTGACACTAATTTTACTGATTTGGCTCCATATGTTGAAAAATCTGGCCATATTATAGTCAGTGGCCATCCTGACATCAGAATCTGCTGATTGGTCTAACCAGATTGCTAGCCATTATGTGTTTCCATGCTGGTAGATGTGCTTGAAATCATATTTAGATTATTGGTATATAATATGGGTATCAAGGGAATTGCAGAAGAGCTATGCCTGTTGGTCATAAATACTCCCTCTGTTCCAAAAGGCAGGTCATTTTCTTTTAGTTTTGTTTTAAGTCAAATTTCTCTAAACTTTGACCGAGTTTTTAGAAAAATGCAGCATTACAAATTAGTTTCATTAATTCCACCTTGAAATATATTTCGTCAGTACATCtattttgaattacaaaagttaATATATTTTCCTATAAGCTTGGTCAAGTTAGAGAAGTTTGACTTGGGACAATTAGTCCTCCATTTTGGAACAGAGGGAGTATATCGCTGCTCTTTTGAACCTTACCTTAACAACAGGACAGCTAAAATAGAACCCATGTGCTCAAGAATAGAGTATTCTCACTTTTCAGCATAATCCTATAAATTTATGGACCTTTATAAACTGTACGCTTCTCATGATGGTTTTTACTTTGGCTTGAATTCTGTTGCTTTTCACTTACTACATTAGCTCCCATCTTTGTCTCATTTCCAGTGCTTTTTGAGTGAGGAGAGAGGTTATGAACTTCTAATATAATCAGCTTGTGACCATTGCAGAGTTCACCAGCTTATAGCTGGCTTGGAGGTTCCCAAGGCAGCTCCTCTGGACTGATTGTCAAGAAAACAATGAAGGTTGAAATACCTGTAGACAAATATCCAACAGTAAGTATGCTATTTCTTTAGTTGTATACTCTTGAGATGCCATATCCTCATCATTATTCTATGTTTATTTTCATAGTACAATTTTGTTGGTCGCATCCTTGGTCCTAGAGGAAATTCCTTGAAGCGAGTGGAGGCAAATACAGACTGCCGCGTGCTAATAAGGGGCCGGGGCAGCATTAAAGATCCAGCTCGGGTAAATATCCAGATCAGTGCCTCTTAATATTGGTAAATAGATGGACTTTGAAATCTGGAGTATATATATTGTTATAAACTTGAGTTATGTCATTCAAAGCCAGACCAACCCTGCTAACTGGCTAGGGAACAATGGCTGTTTAATTCTTTGCTTTTTAAAATTGTTTCCTTTTATGTATCTTCCAGTTTATGTATTGATATGAAAACCCATACCACCTGGTGGTTCTTCAAAATCCACTTCCTGGCTGGAACTTGAACCAAGCCATGATCATCAATCCTTAAGCGTCCTAGATACCTTTATGCATGTGTACCTCTGTTTGTTTTGTGTTATGGAATTGAGGTCACTTATACTATTGTTTTGCAGGAGGAAATGATGCGAGGGAAGCCAGGATATGAACACCTGAATGAACCCCTTCATATATTGGTTGAGGCAGAGCTTCCTGTGGAAATTATTGATGCACGCCTGATGCAAGCCCGTGAGATCCTTGAAGATCTTCTGAAGCCTGTGGTATGCCATCATCACCTTTATCCTTTTTAAACTCTTACAAATCGGTTCTCTTTTAGTCCATCTTGAAGAACCAATGTTAATAGTTCTTGTTTGTTCCCACGCAGGATGAATCCCAGGACTTCTTCAAGAAACAGCAGCTGCGGGAGCTTGCGATGCTCAATGGCACCCTCCGCGAAGAAGGAATGCAGAGGTCCGGCTCGGCTTCCCCATTCCACAACAGCCTTGGAATGAAGAGAGCCAAGACAAGGGGGTAAAGGTGCAAAAATCATGAAGGGAGA
Coding sequences within it:
- the LOC112887262 gene encoding KH domain-containing protein At5g56140-like encodes the protein MSSGRYMAYSPSPSTTPHSPRIGGLRSPSAAVAEQEKYLAELLAERHKLGPFIPVIPHSVRLLNQEILRVSTLLENASLLNQSGLEHGSPLTTGGLYSNGAATDMNGWTSAFQSESSPAYSWLGGSQGSSSGLIVKKTMKVEIPVDKYPTYNFVGRILGPRGNSLKRVEANTDCRVLIRGRGSIKDPAREEMMRGKPGYEHLNEPLHILVEAELPVEIIDARLMQAREILEDLLKPVDESQDFFKKQQLRELAMLNGTLREEGMQRSGSASPFHNSLGMKRAKTRG